The Fibrobacter sp. genome includes a window with the following:
- a CDS encoding Crp/Fnr family transcriptional regulator — translation MNGNSRQQVIPPTHSSVKAGFVVYSHDDQERKIIILDKGELAAVDNSLTPRKVHFTMQPGDLVGVAALLEREPFRYDLEATRDSEITVVGEDCMESELKSIPLWLLAVIRELSARNRQRKEAGRHSRAANSLVSLSEFCRHLKKGEPYPLESLVQEFCWQTKACAPEVKEDLKALSRRKFVEIAGMDPVVTVTQPELLELFVDYLESEAQEKPWPPLQLTLNQKKALVRLSITESDLSQDPPAWLAFFQKNNIALTAADWIKMQGLGWFVNTKDNLFAPDSKKIEYFLLALRYEINLRGVL, via the coding sequence ATGAACGGGAATTCCCGACAACAAGTTATCCCGCCCACGCACTCAAGCGTGAAGGCGGGTTTTGTTGTATATTCCCACGACGACCAGGAGCGAAAAATCATCATCCTGGACAAGGGCGAACTTGCGGCAGTGGATAATTCCCTGACTCCCCGCAAGGTGCACTTTACCATGCAGCCCGGCGACCTGGTAGGGGTAGCCGCCCTATTGGAGCGGGAACCTTTCCGCTACGACCTGGAGGCCACCAGGGATTCCGAAATCACCGTGGTGGGCGAAGACTGCATGGAGTCCGAACTCAAGAGCATTCCCCTGTGGCTTTTGGCGGTAATCCGCGAGCTTTCGGCCAGAAATCGCCAGCGGAAAGAAGCTGGTCGCCATAGCCGGGCCGCTAATTCCCTCGTAAGCCTCTCCGAATTCTGCAGGCACCTGAAAAAAGGCGAGCCCTACCCGCTAGAAAGCCTTGTGCAGGAATTCTGCTGGCAGACCAAGGCCTGCGCCCCCGAAGTCAAGGAAGACCTGAAGGCACTCAGCCGCCGCAAGTTCGTGGAGATTGCCGGGATGGACCCCGTGGTGACGGTCACCCAGCCCGAACTTTTGGAACTGTTCGTGGACTACCTGGAATCCGAAGCGCAAGAAAAACCCTGGCCGCCCCTGCAGCTCACGCTGAACCAGAAGAAGGCCCTTGTTAGGTTATCTATAACCGAAAGTGACTTGTCCCAAGACCCTCCGGCATGGCTCGCCTTTTTCCAGAAGAACAACATTGCCCTCACCGCCGCCGACTGGATAAAGATGCAGGGACTGGGCTGGTTCGTAAACACCAAAGACAACCTTTTCGCCCCAGATTCCAAGAAGATTGAATATTTCCTCTTGGCGCTGCGCTACGAAATCAACCTGAGGGGGGT
- the rplS gene encoding 50S ribosomal protein L19 — protein sequence MSLNIEAIHNENVKAEAPSFRAGDTVTVNVKVIEGTKERIQPFKGVVIQQKNSGISKTLTVRKMSGAVAVERIFPVNSPRIESIVLDRAGKVRQSRIYYMRNLRGKAARIDEREA from the coding sequence ATGTCCCTGAACATCGAAGCTATCCATAACGAAAACGTAAAGGCCGAAGCCCCGAGCTTCCGCGCCGGTGACACCGTCACTGTGAACGTAAAGGTTATCGAAGGAACCAAGGAACGCATCCAGCCTTTCAAGGGCGTTGTGATCCAGCAGAAGAACTCCGGCATTTCCAAGACCCTCACGGTCCGCAAGATGTCCGGCGCCGTCGCCGTGGAACGCATTTTCCCGGTGAACTCCCCCCGTATCGAATCCATCGTCCTGGATCGTGCCGGTAAGGTCCGCCAGTCCCGCATCTACTACATGCGTAACCTCCGCGGTAAGGCCGCCCGTATCGACGAACGCGAGGCCTAA